Proteins from a genomic interval of Zingiber officinale cultivar Zhangliang chromosome 1B, Zo_v1.1, whole genome shotgun sequence:
- the LOC121967330 gene encoding uncharacterized protein LOC121967330, which produces MSSSSSTSTGIPRELVKKRWLGFLIWQSIASAVLHLPNSIFFLRQHPSPSSPAAVFLLSFLAFHLSLLLLSLALFIVVSPHPDPSASLPELAAASFRYLLKALVGGFSRPSFTAHFSLRARRSLVSVLFLLICSAAGSLILLGICGLPQVLDLASLVDIGLRGVVFGLVYCLHYIYRKRWVLNFPIIQRPLFYSFKVGLSSALKRAFKLSVQTHVWSFIIILLLPDQFKTINMIGEFMVQQIRFYIGTLIASICWEISHHLLQVVHTRRCMLAPPKGSVVAERNPSDFLLESLEQDNSHLIQYLAYLDLCIVSESNAESWRRAAIFEQTGETYKRVINVCLKPLEQLISRLAEGFEGLSIDNSDCLSKQLNSPLDVKTDLSLHEAFNDFQKCSWCARSLGALTARSHSEDRYGVAQLTGCNKAVVTTLLSCLLAVEACLGKKTCAPSAHLLGAANIRWATFNAGKGYETFAVATKRKKPLLYAKAYALADVVRTSLYQIVSAFEIDMQANARNSVLEKNWINDGKPLYGTREILVYKLHLFLEYRAI; this is translated from the exons atgtcgtcgtcgtcttctacTTCCACTGGTATTCCTCGAGAGCTTGTTAAGAAGCGTTGGCTAGGGTTTCTAATCTGGCAGTCGATCGCCTCCGCCGTTCTCCACCTTCCCAACTCCATCTTCTTTCTCCGCCAACACCCCTCACCCTCCTCCCCAGCCGCCGTATTCCTCCTCTCCTTCCTCGCCTTCCAcctctctcttcttctcctctctctcGCCCTCTTTATTGTCGTCTCTCCACACCCTGACCCATCGGCTTCCCTCCCTGAGCTCGCGGCCGCAAGCTTCCGCTACCTCCTCAAAGCCCTTGTTGGCGGCTTCTCCCGTCCCTCCTTCACCGCCCACTTTTCCCTCCGGGCTCGGCGATCGCTTGTATCTGTCCTCTTCTTACTGATATGTTCCGCAGCTGGGTCCCTTATTCTACTTGGCATCTGTGGGTTACCACAGGTACTGGATTTGGCGAGTCTGGTTGACATAGGACTGAGAGGGGTGGTTTTTGGGCTGGTCTACTGCCTCCATTATATTTATAGGAAGAGATGGGTCCTTAACTTTCCAATCATTCAG CGTCCTCTTTTCTACAGCTTCAAAGTTGGTCTATCTTCTGCACTCAAGAGAGCTTTTAAGTTGTCAGTTCAAACACATGTTTGGTCGTTCATTATAATATTACTCTTGCCCGATCAATTTAAGACCATTAACATGATAGGAGAATTCATGGTTCAGCAGATCAGATTTTACATTGGAACTTTAATTGCTTCTATTTGCTGGGAGATAAGCCATCACCTACTCCAG GTTGTACATACCAGGAGGTGCATGCTTGCTCCTCCCAAAGGATCAGTTGTTGCAGAAAGAAATCCTAGTGACTTTCTGCTAGAAAGTTTGGAACAAGACAACTCACACCTCATACAGTATCTTGCATATCTTGATCTATGTATTGTATCAGAAAGCAATGCTGAATCATGGCGTCGTGCAGCCATTTTTGAACAAACTGGTGAAACCTACAAAAGGGTTATAAATGTATGCTTGAAGCCTCTGGAACAACTCATATCAAGACTTGCTGAAGGTTTTGAAGGTCTTTCCATAGACAATTCAGATTGCTTGTCCAAACAATTAAATTCGCCTCTGGATGTGAAAACTGACTTGAGTCTTCATGAAGCTTTTAATGATTTTCAG AAATGCTCATGGTGTGCAAGGTCTCTAGGAGCATTGACTGCAAGGTCTCATTCGGAGGACAGATATGGGGTTGCTCAACTTACTGGTTGCAACAAAGCAGTTGTGACTACATTGTTGTCTTGCTTGCTTGCGGTGGAGGCCTGCCTGGGAAAGAAAACTTGTGCTCCATCAGCACACTTGCTGGGTGCTGCAAACATCAGGTGGGCAACATTTAATGCGGGGAAAGGATACGAAACGTTTGCAGTGGCTACTAAAAGAAAGAAACCCTTGCTGTATGCTAAGGCATATGCCTTGGCTGATGTTGTTAGAACATCGCTTTACCAAATTGTTTCTGCCTTTGAGATTGATATGCAGGCAAATGCAAGAAACTCAGTTTTGGAGAAGAATTGGATTAATGATGGGAAGCCTCTATATGGTACACGTGAGATCCTTGTATACAAGCTGCATCTTTTTTTGGAATATCGTGCAATCTAA